The genomic segment AAGGAAGTCAGACAAAAGAGGGGCTGTATTTTCAGTGACACTGGGCTAGCTGAAATGTGTTTGAGCAGACAATGTTGGGAAAGAAAAGATGAAGTCTCACATTTGTACCTTGGTAAGTATGTGAATTGAAGAGAATTGGTCATTCTCCCAAAGCTTTCATTATGAACCTCATTAAGTGTAACAGGTTAATCAATAGCTTTCAGGTATTGCTgatgtttaaaaacatgtgaCTTATACATGTGACTAACTGGAGTGGGTCTCTCTGGGACCAGGGTTGGAGATCCCTGCTCTAAAGAAACTGGATCATTTCCAATGTTTATAGCCTATGGATTGATGGCTTTTAATATCAGCATATTCCTCAGTCAACATGCTAATAGGAAAATAAAGTATGACAAATGCTGTATATTCTTCAGTTAAGTGCCTAGTTCAAATGGAGAGCCATGATGCATTGATGATAAGGGGCAGTAATGTGACTGCATCTGAATAACTGCATATGAAATCTTGAGACGGTGACAACctgggtttaaaaaaataatcacaaaaatGCACACTGTTTCTTTTGCCTTTTCTCTATACTACACTGCTGTGAGCAGTCGTCATAGCAAACACATTCGCAGGGGCAAATGATCTGAAAACTCTGTCTTAAATGAGGCTTCAGGCAAGCAGATTGGAAAGCAAAATCAGAGAGCATACTTTTTTTAAGTAAAGAGCGtggatttgaaaaacaaaaaatgttaaaccGAGCAACGAGAAAGTCACACGAGTCAAAGGAACAGAGCTTGCGTATGCCTTTGTTAAACCTACTGGTCCCTGcacataaatataattaatagtTACATGTCCAGTGGGATGCACGCTAGCACTAAGTCAACTTTAATTTCACACCATGTAATATATAGTGTTTGATTTAGCAATGGTATAAGTTACTTTGTTAATTAGTTGTTAATTAAGCATGCGGGAGCCGAAGCGTAGCTCATTTACCAGAGGGCACTGGCAGAGCCTTCTGTGTGGGTAACAGAAAGACCCTATACTGCCCGCCGTTAAGCAAATGTCACTGACGCGGGGGTCTCATGTTGAAATGCGTCAAAGAAATCCATCCGAGTTTAATCACGGAGAGTATTTATTTGTGCTTTTCCAGCTCATCTGAAATTTGTGCGTGCATTTCTTTTTCTGAGAATGCTGTGGGACCATAAAGCGGTCTAAAATGTCAGGCTATATCTGAAGCAGAACAAATATtaaatagcttacacttattttTTTGCCACTGTAATGGCTTGCACAGTTTGCTTGAGTGAGTACATCATGCCAACATGAATGATATTGACTCTCTAATGTCACTGACGAAGGTTAGATGTATGATGAAAGATAATTTGGAACAAAATCTTCCACAGTGATATAATCAAGACTGCCagcactgcagtgctgctgtccATTCATTTCAACAGTAGAGTTACCACCTTCCTGTCTGATCTCATGAAATCTCAAAAGTTACACAAGGCTCAGCCTGGCCAGTACTAGCACAGGAGAGGAGGAAAGCCCAGTTGCTGCTGTAGGTGGTGCTGTGAACCAGCAGGTGGTGCTATTTCATCTGGACAAGAATTTCCAAACccatgccccagtatggtgactgggAACACTGCGCTATAGGAGCTGCTGTCTTTTCAGAGAACACATTAAATTAAAGTCCTGCCTACTTAGTCATTAATAATCCCATTGCCCTGGAAGAAGCAGTGGTGTTAACCCCGATGTGCTGCTCAGCTCAGCTCTGGGCTTTTACAATCTGCTCTGCCTAAAATCCGCCCTTAATTCAGCCAGTGACACAATGTCTCACTCAGCATCTGACTGCAGATGGGAACTGAAACTCAGTGATGGGTGATATGGATATGGATATTGTATGTAATGTTGATTTGGGAGtttagttttttgttttccagttgCATAATtgagtacatgtactgtataagggaATGAAGGATGTTTTCCCCCTTCACACCTCTGTGGAGTTCTAATGCTTCTTTTAACAGCAATTCACCCTCACCATCTCCTGCTCTGTGCAATAGAGAAAGGTCTTCATTTCACAACTATGCACCAGGAATGAGGACTTAAGTCTTTATGCATATTAGCACACACACTTGGAGATCACACCAAACTGCCAGTGtgtattttaaaggaaaacattgcaattcttctttttcactacattattgaaaatctgtttacatttaaattaatttacagtagcCTAATCAACTAATTAAAGAGCTTGACTAATCGAAGGGGTTTTTCAAAAACCCCCAAAGGAGCTGGAAGTCTGTTTGACTATCCAGgctttctttttagaaaaaaataaagaaatcagaGTCCACATAAATCTTTTGCCAGCTATCTGTCCATTGCACTGCTAATGAGGTAACTACACCACTAACAAATTACACTATTTAGCTGTGGGAGAGAAATGGGAACAGAAAATGCACAACGAAGGGACTGTGATAAATGTCCCCACTATAGCAGGACAAGAACAGCCTTCAGATAATATTGATACATGCTGACGAGTGTCTGTTGAAGGCAATCGACCAAACCAGCCCAAACAGTGACTGCTCTTCTTAAAGACTGCAGCTCTTTTTCCTGAATTAAATAAAGCCTTTCTCCAAGATGTTATGATTATTTCAGGTTCATATATCTAGGACATATCTGTACTTTTTAACATTGTGGAGACATGATGAAAAGATTTCCGCGCCAAGATTAAAGTTCTCAGTAATTAGTAAAATGTCCTCATTAGACTGAAGATCTGTtatgggggtggtggaggggcgTTGTAGGAGAGCAAGCACATCTAACTTCTATCCATGCATCCTCGGTTTCCAGTTTtgaatatatttgaaaaaacaGGCTTGGCTCGGATGAGTCCTACCCTCGAAGCAAAACTAAGTGAGCCCCTCCCCCAGAACAACCCCACAAGGAGCAATATGTTCATTTTGAGTGTCGTCTACTAGTTATTTATTGGCtccccagtaaaataaaaacttgcaCTGACCTGTTTGTTGTCCTGCAGTACAGATTTGGATATCTCTTAATTACATCAGATAAAGACAACTTTAATTTTGCGTTTCTATATATACTGGCTGTGGAGGTTGAGAGGGGATTCTTGTTAAAAGTGATTATTTAGAAAGGCTCACTTCACTGTAAGGGAAATTTAGATTTGCAATACAGCATATTTTGACAGGAGTTTTTAATGAGGGCTCCAGATGTTTAATCACAGACTAACAGCAGAGTTGTTCTTATGCAGTTTTACTTTGAACGTTTTACTATTTAAAGCAACATCAAAATATAGACTAGATTACACATCAGTTTAATTTGCTCTGTATGAACTGGGCATCCTTAACAAGAAGCACTTCTTGACAGCGAGAAGAATATGATGTAGTCATGGAACAGGATATACTTTAGACATGGCACCTGTGGATCCCAGCCACATCTGTGGGGTCCTGTGGGAAAGAGTCCTTCCAGCTTCTCTGCTGACAACAGGGTAACGAGACAAAAGACCTGTGGAAACATGTGCAGGGGGAACATGCAGACCTCACACCTCACACGCATGGGCACCCATGGGTGGGATCTAACCCAGAGCACTGGGCAGAAGGTCTGACCACCATGACAGTGACATGAAAGCCCAATAAATACCCCTCAATCAACGTTCTTATGAGAAAAGGTGTGTGATAGGCATGGCAAGTTTTTGGAAACACCCAAGTTTGAGAGATACCCACGTTTCCGGAAAATGGCACACCTGTTCCTTGAACAGTATTGGCAAAATACAGGCAGGTTCACCATATGGTAGTGTGCTGCCATCCTTGGTCTGAATCCTAATCTCCTCTGTATAGTGAACGTTGCTGTTCTGCTCAAGGCAGGGCCCAGGCACTGTGCTATTGATTGGGTAGGAATGAGTAGATATCAGTACAGCCCTAACGAAGCCCTGCTTTGTTAAAATAAACCCCCTTAGATGTGAGATAAAACAGACTTGACAAAGCTCCAAGTCACAACGTGGAAGGGCTGGGCACATGTTCCAGAACTACAGTAACCCACTCCATAATTATTACAATTTATCATTCAATTGCCTGTCAGTGGGATCAATGTGATGGGTTGATTCAGAGAGTTTCACTGAAATAAATTGGAATTCCTGCAAGTTGAGCAGCCCCGATTTAGAATCATTTGCTTTTGTACAGTCTCTGGCCATACTGTGAATACCCCCCGTGTGTCCGGACTGATTGCACATTAAACACCTGGGCCACTTCCTGCTGTCTCTGTGCTCCTCTGCTGCGCTGAATAAGCTAATGAAATAGGAAGCCACCCCTCCATAAAACATGCAGGGGCGATAAACCCGACAGAACAGTGCTGATGGATGTCTGGCAGTTAAGGAGCcgtgagtctgaaaagacaccGCGTGCCCTAATTCTGCAGATCCATCACCACAACTGACAGCACTGAATATATCAGAGGCCTAATGAAGAGCGCCCCACTCTTTCAAAATCTACCTTTTTGATAATGCTGTGCTGCTATGCATATACATTTTTCTCAAATCTCAAAACCAAACAATATTAGTAAGGACCTGTGTACCTATTTCCCTCAGTCTCTATTTACAATTCCTCCACCACACCGATGAAAGTGATAGAAAAGTACTTTGAATCTCCCCTCACGTCTAAACAGCCTGTTGTGTTTGCTAGGGTAATTATCCTATaccctttcattttaaatagatcTTAGAGTTGAAATGGCATTTAATGCATTATctcttattttaaattactttgatGGAGATAAGAGATTTGTCTGTCACTGAGATTTAATCAAAACAAATGGGTCCCAATTCAGCTGCTTTCTCTATATTAACAAGTTTCTACATTATTTAGTGAAATAactaatgttttatgtttttgacatacagtacagcttaatTCTGCGCAGATGGTATTTTTGGAAGTTTAGATGCTAGATGCTCTGTTCTTTAAGATGAAGAAACACTCGATGAGCATATCATCTTCCTCAGGTAGAACGTACACAATTTCATTCAATAACAGCTCTGTTCCTGTTGTTAAAGTTAGCAATGACAATACAGGGAGTCCTTAGTCCTCCTGTCAGAGTAATAAGTCAAATCCTGTATTGACCTGCTGCACAAGCGATCTGACAGTAAGTGGAATAGCATTACATTTGAGTCAGTGTCTATTTAGCTCTTCAGATAAAAAGCAACACAGGACACCCAATGAGTGAAGACTTTTAAGATTAGGGGAGGGAGGTAAGGGGGGTGGGGCTGTGAGTGGGTTGTGGGTTGTGTTTGTAGTGGTAGTGGGTACGGGGGGGAgtttggggggggggcattCAATAAAGAGACAGCTTGGCACCCTGCTTTCAGAATTCACAGGAACACAGAGACGCAGAAtaagagagcgagagagacagaggcagagagagtgagagaaaacCGGTGAGCTGTCCACTCCAGCACATCAAACTTGAACGTCCCATCTGAGAGACCCTAGAAGACCCATCACCCTTTCTTGCTCCTGCTATGATGAGAACAGTGCTGCTCCTTTCTGCCCTCCTGGTGTTACTGACCTGCTCCCGATGTGCAGTGATCACAGGGGTAAGTCTCTCTATACATTTAACAAGGCATTTGTCTGACTCTTGCCTTCAGCATGAGCCCAGGTCTCCAAGCACTTGGAGAAGGAGCTGCTGGGATACAATTAAAACCCAGACTATTTTCTGCATGAATTTATGGCTTGTAAAAATATGCAGAGTTAAAGTATTCTGCTCACTTAGATGTAcctataaatacagtaaaataacatGCTATTAGATCTTAggtaatttttgtttttagcaaAAATTGCTCAAACGGAGCAATAGAGTTTAACAGAGAGCAGCAGAGAGAACAGCAGTTTGGCCACGAGCGCAGCTCTCAGCTGCGCCTTCTGGGGAATTATGTTTCTCCTCTGTGTCTAATTCAGTACTCATCTGTGAGACTTTTTAATGTCCTAAAGAAGAGCACATTGGGGAATGAGGCTGGAGTAATGTCTTTAGCATATGAAACCCTGATGAGACTTATTTctaattttgaaagaaaaatgtgttaaaaccATTACTTGTTATGTGCACTGTGcactgcaaattattttttaaatctacttTACTCTTGAAGTAAGCATAACACAATGGTAAAAATTCATTTAAACTGCAATGAAGAACTTGAAAGTGGGTGAAAATGTTAAGGAGGAATTTAAGCGGAGCTGTGTCAGATCCACCAAGTCCATCTTCGGTATTATGCAAATGAATTATtgacaacaaaaaacattttcatcttttttggAACAACATTAATTATTGCTTTTACGGTGTTTAGCTACAGTCCACGAGTCTGTATTGTTTCATAATGTCAGTGTCATACCATTGCAAGTCCATTGTAATTCTGCTATCAGTAATCCAGCAACAGACAGCACTAAACTTGTGCAACAATGGAAACATAATGAACTTGCTATCAACACAAAGACAAATCTCCAACTGCAACAAATAAGCAAAACTGAAGTACCTTTGTCTGGACATATCTATACACTCATCTATAAATCATACCCATTCTGTCAGCTTTGGTCTTTATTTGTAGCTGGATGAAAATGGCATTTATCTATCATTTTAACTCAATTATTTCTCTATGGCATATTGTCTGTAAAGGTTGCCACAATTAGATGtaaattcatgtattttttaatcatgGAGTATCTTATGTAATTAACCAGGTCTGtcgacctacagtatatatttttctaggAAGCTGCAGAAAAGTAAAAATTTCAATTAGGCTTTCATTTGATTCAAATAAGATGTAATTATTTCATAgtaataacaaataatacaggTTTATTCGAAAGGTCTAGAACTAACTCATACTTTGGAAACAGATTTCAgcaatttttttaatcttagTGCAGTGTGGCTGAGGCAGAATGTTTCATCTTTTTAATCTTGATTTAGTCAGTAAAGTATTAAAACTGTTTACTTTTTTCAGAGGGGAGAGAAACCCATTAGACTGGTGTTGTTATTGACAGAAAGGAAGCTGGAAACATAGACTAGAGAGCAATCATCAAGCTGCTCCGCTGAACTTAAAAGTTTAGATGTCTTGTTTCTTGGTTATTGTGTAGTTATTTTGGATTGAACTGAGAAGTAGGCTGATATCTTCAGCTGTGGTACCAGCAACGTGTGGTCCCTCTTTTTGAATAGTGAGTGCAAAGCTCCTAGAGAGGAAAGAGAATGCAATTGATTGAACATTAAGTTGCTTTAAGAAGAAATATACCTCAAGATCTTATTGTCACTTGGAAACAGTATTGTAGCGTATTTCTACAGTATACCTACAGATTTGACTTCAGATTAGAAAGGTGTTCTGAGTGTCTTCTTACCCTTCTCCCTGGAAAGGAGACAATAGATGATGGGGATGTACTGCCAGCAATGCCCCTTGCCCCCTCCAAAAAATCTTTACCAGATCCCTGCTCTGCATGCTGCAGAAATGCGCTTCAGAACCTCTATTCTCTAGCTCTTTGCAAGAGCTGTTATGACAAATGTCTGGTGTCACGTTCCTCCTCTGTCCCTGTGAGGACAATTCAGAGAGCTGAAGAGACCCAGGTTCAACTTCAGGAATCCTCTTCTCCCCCACCCACTGCGTCTGGGAGGGCAGTAACTGCCTACAATGAACAAGGGCTGCCCCTTTAAAGATCCCTGGAAGGAGAAATGCTGTCTCAAGGACCGTATTGGGTTTGGTGGCGTGAGGAGTCAGAAGAATCTCTCCTCATGCACTGGTTTGAAACAGCGGCCTTGTTGTAACACTGTTCTTCTTTCCCGTGCCGCACGCCCAGGCCTGTGAGAGGGATGTGCAGTGCGGGTTGGGGACCTGCTGTGCGGTCAGCCTCTGGCTCCGAGGCCTGCGGATGTGCACGCCACGCGGGAGGGAAGGTGACGAGTGCCACCCCTTCAGTCACAAGGTATGCCATCAAGAAGGCCTAAGACCTGCCCTCATCGTGCTCTAGGAACGTCATGAACTTGCTCTCAACAAGTGCCTGGGGGAGACGCACAGTACCAACAGCTTGCACTCATCTTTATGGTGGGTGTAGCTTCAGGCAAAAACGGGTTGACCGAGCTCTACAGGGAGAAACCATCTAGTGGTATCttcaaggaacaagtaaaggtctattccatgctgtcaagaaaagaaaagagacacagcattttggctgtggtgccttcttcaggtgtgcgaGTCAGATGACAGAGGGCAGTAATCCTGAGTGCACTGCAACAAAAGACACGAGCACTGCGATACCCGACGAAAACACAACTgaaaagaagactccacagctgaaacgtgtgtttcttctcttcagtatggaataaacctttacttgttcttttgcagcccaCACATGCCGACGCAGCTCCTtacttgaatttgaatttctAGTGGTGTCTTCTCAGAGATTAGAAGGGAGGTCAGTTGTAATATTCTGGACGAACATTATCAATTGGTTAAAGTAATAAAGCCGGAAGTGAAATCTCTCAAACTTGTTATCTCGTAGCATTGTAGGGAAATGCAATGTGAAATAGAGATGGGGTCCACTAAAGGAAACGTAAGCACCATGTTACTAAAGGGCCAAAACCTCTTGTAAGATGGAAACGAGCTCTACAGGACCTTTATGGTAAAAGTATGAGACCCTGGGCTCTGGGTATGGACCTTAACAATTAACGTTAAAATTTGAGGAGACTGGGAATCTTGCTCCAAACTATCACAATCGCTGTTCtgaattttaattgtgtttcattttaGTTTCATCCTTGTAATGCctattttgtgtttcactgttgaatcTGAAGATTTATTTGGTCAATACCTTTAAGGTTGTTGAATATTTGAATTAAGTCCCCAAATCTTCctcttttcaaaaataaaactctttctATTTGTCTATGGAGGACAGCTTAGGATCAATTCCAGTGCAGTGGTGTAGTTTTTAAATTCATGACACAATATCCCAAATAAAGTCTTCCTTGGTGCAATTATGCATAGTACATATTTTCCAGCATGTTTTtgaaagggggaggggggggaggcaAAGGTTTTAAACCCTTATTTATGTCACCCATGTATAAATGGATACATGACATGTAGGAGCTATCAACCTGtgtatcagaaagctgcttattcctgatGAGAGCCATGGTATCCTGGAGCCTATCCTACAAGCATGGGGCATAAGTCAGGACTACATGCTAGATGGATGCCTGTCCATTTCATAGAGGGACAATTTTGTGgtaccaaataatgaagatgggAGGAAGCGGGAGCACTCAAAACTGTACAGTGAAGCTCAGGGAAAACATGCAATCTCCACACAGATGATGCTCCAATCTAGACCGAAGAGCTGTGTCACAGCAATGTCAACCACCACACAGCCTTGGCATTTAAGATTAGTTTGTAGAAATCAGTAATATAACCCTTTTCTTCTTTTACCCTTTTCTAAAAAGAACTATTCAGTGTGCTCTAATCCTGCTAAGTACAGATCTTTCTGCATACAGAGATAATCATTCGGCACACGCCCAGTCTGAATCCCTTCTGACGCCTCCATATTGTGTGGCCCACTGAGGGAATTgttcagaaaatgtatgaatttgAGCCATAAATTTTCTCGTTATCTTAATAGGCAGTGAGGGCTATAATTTAGAATGGTGTCCCAGAAAGTGGGGGAGGGCCCAATTATTTGTGATGGATATAGTTGCATAGAAGCACCCACTAAATCACTATAAAGAGGTTATCAAGCCTGGCTGGGTTCCTGTAAAGCAGGGGCTGCAGGTGAGAGAGGACAGTATACTTAGAGGACTTTCTGTGTCGGTCCAGAtgctgctgcagctgcagcagtaaagaaaacagaaaggacATCTTTCCAGACAGAGCTGGATGAGAGGGCTTGGGGAGGTAAATTATCTGGGACGACAGAGAAAGGGGAGCTCAGAAGGAAGAATTCATTTGCTTTTCCCTTTGTGGGTATTAGCCTTCAGAAAGTGAAAAATTTCCCTCCGGTCCAGTCATCTCTGTAAAAAGAAAAGGTAGTATCAGCACTGATCTCCGGAGAGATTTCAGAAAAGCTGCTGATAACTAGATATTGATCTCACCCCAAGCGACGCACGATCCCCTGAATAATACATCACTTCGCTGGCGGATCTATTGCTGAGGATTAGTGTAGCTCTGAAGGAAAATGCCATGCTAGGAAATGGTAGTGGATTTCCCCAGAGAATCCACACAACAGAAGTCTGTTCATAGGGATGGGATTAGAACGTCCTTGCCTAATCTCTGTTTTTTTACGATTGGAGTGGCAGAACTGTACAAAAGCACTCTTGGGGAGTCTTAAAACAGGACTTCGCTGTCTGGTACTTTAAACGTCAGGCCAAAAATCTCCTAACATTTTCAGGTTCAAAACGTATCCAGGACAAACAGGTGACTTCTTTTTCAAAGGggatggattaaaaaaataaactattttacatttctttcttaaactcacagtgaaacatgaagacTAATTTCTCTAAGCA from the Lepisosteus oculatus isolate fLepOcu1 chromosome 5, fLepOcu1.hap2, whole genome shotgun sequence genome contains:
- the prok1 gene encoding prokineticin-1 → MMRTVLLLSALLVLLTCSRCAVITGACERDVQCGLGTCCAVSLWLRGLRMCTPRGREGDECHPFSHKVPFSGKRQHHTCPCLPHLVCTRFIDNRYRCTDNFKDIDF